The Flavobacterium faecale genome has a segment encoding these proteins:
- a CDS encoding type II toxin-antitoxin system RelE/ParE family toxin translates to MRKAVITDRAKRNIAETLAYLEGNWNKKVQVKFATKLYENIKRITKNPDLFPISSHNKKVRKCVRSKQSSFFYTFSNEKVIILALFDTRQDPNKIKNIK, encoded by the coding sequence ATGAGAAAGGCTGTAATAACCGATAGAGCCAAAAGGAACATTGCGGAGACTTTGGCTTATTTAGAAGGAAATTGGAATAAAAAAGTACAAGTCAAGTTTGCAACCAAATTGTATGAAAATATAAAAAGGATTACAAAAAATCCAGATTTGTTTCCAATTTCGTCTCATAATAAAAAAGTTCGGAAATGTGTTAGATCAAAACAAAGTAGCTTTTTCTATACTTTTTCAAATGAAAAAGTAATCATTTTAGCCCTTTTCGATACAAGACAAGACCCGAATAAAA